A stretch of the Asticcacaulis sp. ZE23SCel15 genome encodes the following:
- a CDS encoding FadR/GntR family transcriptional regulator — MDRRWLAGGVMMDDLNDSFAGAGDMGADGSPERLHGALAHRLAVDILKNIHPPGTILPSEIELSGTLNISRSAYREAIRILAAKGMVESRPKAGTRVTQRSRWNILDPDVLGWMFETEPSEDFIKGLFELRLITEPAGAGLAALRRTDAQIKDMADGLERMAKYSLATEAGRKGDIDFHHALITATHNEALVSLSTSIGAAITWSTRFKQRRNALPRDPMPDHIKVFDAIVAQDVGLARWCMESLVRMALDDTQRSMD, encoded by the coding sequence GTGGACCGGCGATGGCTGGCCGGTGGCGTCATGATGGATGACCTGAACGACAGCTTTGCCGGAGCGGGCGACATGGGGGCGGACGGCTCACCGGAGCGGCTGCACGGGGCGCTGGCCCACCGGCTGGCGGTCGATATTCTAAAAAATATCCATCCGCCCGGCACGATCCTGCCGTCTGAGATCGAATTGAGCGGCACGCTTAATATATCCCGCTCGGCCTACCGCGAAGCCATCCGCATTCTGGCCGCCAAGGGCATGGTCGAAAGCCGTCCAAAGGCCGGCACGCGGGTGACGCAGAGGTCGCGCTGGAATATTCTGGACCCTGATGTGCTCGGCTGGATGTTTGAGACGGAACCGTCCGAGGATTTCATCAAAGGCTTGTTTGAACTGCGTCTGATCACCGAACCGGCGGGGGCGGGATTGGCTGCCCTGCGCCGTACCGATGCACAAATAAAAGACATGGCGGACGGTCTGGAGCGCATGGCGAAATATAGTCTGGCGACCGAGGCGGGGCGTAAGGGTGATATCGATTTTCACCATGCCCTGATTACCGCCACCCATAATGAGGCGCTGGTCTCGCTCAGTACGTCTATCGGGGCGGCGATTACCTGGTCGACGCGCTTTAAGCAACGCCGCAACGCCCTGCCGCGTGACCCTATGCCGGATCATATCAAGGTGTTCGACGCGATTGTGGCGCAGGATGTCGGGCTGGCACGCTGGTGCATGGAATCGCTGGTTCGTATGGCGCTGGATGATACCCAGCGCAGTATGGATTAG
- a CDS encoding alpha-N-arabinofuranosidase — translation MLTGLKTLMTGVALATTLMAAPALAQTAIKADLTIDTAKSGKVIPPEIYGHFAEHLGRMVYEGVWVGEDSKIPNTRGIRNDVVGALKHLNVPVIRWPGGCFADRYHWMDGIGPRDKRPVTINTIWGGVEESNAFGTHEFMDFAEQIGSKVYIAGNVGTGSPKEMSQWLEYMTASDNSQMAKLRRQNGREAPWKVEYFGVGNETWGCGGDMTPEHSANLFKQFATFSDNYHPDQKTPETRMVKVMSGANVADFNWTEVSMKMKNHNTHALSLHYYTSAGLNWPPSRPSTGFDEAGWAVVLKEAFYMEELVQKHSAIMDKYDPEKKVALYVDEWGTWYKTDDLKSPGFLYQQNSLRDGLVAALHFNIFHKYTDRVKMANLAQTVNVLQAVILTDKDKMILTPTYHVFDLYKPFMGATHIPVTLNSAKYTVGDISLPAVDVSAAKGKDGKIWLAVVNLDPNRPAEVNTSTMGFKAKSAVGRVLTGDRIDAHNTFDKPNTVILKSYEAKAAGSGLVLKLAPKSVTVVELR, via the coding sequence ATGCTAACCGGACTGAAAACCCTGATGACGGGGGTGGCGCTTGCTACAACCCTGATGGCCGCCCCTGCGCTGGCGCAAACGGCGATCAAGGCTGATCTAACGATCGATACCGCCAAATCTGGCAAGGTTATTCCGCCGGAAATCTATGGCCATTTTGCCGAGCATCTGGGGCGCATGGTCTATGAAGGCGTCTGGGTCGGTGAGGATTCCAAAATCCCCAATACACGCGGTATTCGCAATGACGTGGTGGGGGCGCTTAAGCACCTGAACGTGCCGGTGATCCGTTGGCCGGGTGGGTGTTTTGCTGACCGCTATCACTGGATGGACGGCATCGGCCCGCGCGATAAGCGCCCGGTGACCATCAATACCATCTGGGGCGGGGTCGAGGAATCCAACGCCTTTGGCACACATGAGTTCATGGACTTTGCCGAACAGATCGGCAGTAAGGTCTATATCGCCGGCAATGTCGGCACCGGCTCCCCAAAGGAAATGTCGCAGTGGCTGGAATATATGACGGCCAGCGATAATTCCCAGATGGCAAAACTGCGTCGCCAGAATGGCCGAGAGGCGCCATGGAAGGTCGAATATTTCGGCGTTGGCAACGAGACCTGGGGTTGCGGCGGGGATATGACGCCGGAACATTCAGCTAATCTGTTCAAGCAGTTTGCCACCTTCTCAGACAATTATCACCCGGATCAGAAAACGCCGGAAACGCGCATGGTCAAGGTCATGTCGGGGGCCAATGTGGCTGACTTCAACTGGACCGAAGTGTCCATGAAGATGAAGAACCACAACACCCATGCCTTGTCGTTGCACTACTACACCTCGGCGGGCCTGAACTGGCCGCCGTCACGTCCGTCAACCGGCTTTGATGAGGCGGGCTGGGCCGTGGTGTTGAAAGAAGCCTTCTACATGGAGGAACTGGTTCAGAAACATTCGGCCATTATGGATAAGTACGATCCTGAGAAGAAGGTGGCGCTCTATGTCGATGAATGGGGCACCTGGTATAAGACTGATGATCTGAAGAGCCCGGGCTTTCTTTATCAGCAGAACTCACTGCGCGATGGTCTGGTGGCGGCGCTGCACTTCAACATCTTCCATAAATATACCGACCGCGTGAAGATGGCCAATCTGGCCCAGACTGTGAATGTGCTTCAGGCCGTCATCCTGACTGACAAGGACAAGATGATCCTGACGCCGACTTACCACGTCTTTGATCTCTATAAGCCGTTCATGGGGGCGACCCACATTCCGGTGACGCTTAATTCGGCCAAATATACGGTCGGTGATATTTCCCTGCCGGCTGTTGATGTATCTGCGGCCAAGGGCAAGGATGGCAAGATCTGGCTGGCGGTGGTTAACCTCGATCCTAACCGCCCGGCTGAGGTCAATACGTCGACGATGGGCTTTAAAGCTAAATCCGCGGTTGGCCGGGTGCTGACGGGTGACCGGATCGATGCCCACAACACCTTCGATAAGCCCAATACGGTAATCCTGAAATCCTATGAAGCCAAGGCGGCGGGGTCCGGTCTGGTGCTGAAACTGGCGCCGAAATCAGTGACTGTGGTCGAACTTCGTTAA